One region of Polynucleobacter sp. MWH-Aus1W21 genomic DNA includes:
- the lepB gene encoding signal peptidase I — translation MNFALVLFILVIISGIAWVADKLHFAPQRRLAGNDRMPLWLEYTAGFFPVICAVFVLRSFIAEPFKIPSGSMIPTLQIGDFILVNKFTYGIRLPVLNQKVVDLGTPKRGDVVVFRYPRDESVDYIKRVVALPGDEITYENKRLIINGQPLQYSGGEPYLDPENMRYAKRFTESFPADLGGNRHEILNDPDRPATVFPTERFPGSEFCQYQQSGMTCKVPAGHYFAMGDNRDNSADSRYWGFVPDKNIVGKAFFVWLNLGNLGRIGGFE, via the coding sequence ATGAACTTTGCTCTAGTCCTTTTTATCCTGGTGATAATTTCTGGTATTGCCTGGGTTGCTGATAAATTGCACTTTGCTCCACAAAGGCGTTTAGCGGGCAATGATCGTATGCCTTTATGGCTTGAGTACACCGCTGGTTTCTTCCCAGTCATATGCGCAGTATTTGTGTTGCGCTCCTTCATTGCAGAGCCTTTTAAGATTCCTTCTGGTTCGATGATTCCGACTTTACAAATCGGTGATTTCATTTTGGTAAATAAATTTACCTATGGGATTCGTCTACCAGTGCTCAATCAAAAAGTAGTCGACCTAGGTACGCCTAAGCGTGGTGATGTCGTGGTGTTTCGCTACCCACGTGATGAGTCAGTTGACTACATCAAGCGCGTAGTAGCGCTGCCGGGTGATGAAATCACCTATGAGAACAAGCGCCTAATTATTAATGGTCAGCCATTGCAATACAGTGGTGGTGAGCCTTATCTCGATCCAGAGAATATGCGCTATGCCAAGCGTTTTACTGAATCATTCCCTGCGGACTTAGGCGGCAATCGTCATGAGATTCTCAATGATCCAGACCGTCCAGCTACGGTTTTTCCGACTGAGCGTTTTCCGGGTTCTGAATTCTGCCAATATCAACAATCGGGTATGACTTGTAAGGTGCCAGCAGGTCACTATTTCGCGATGGGCGATAACCGCGATAACAGTGCCGACTCTCGTTATTGGGGCTTTGTGCCGGATAAAAATATTGTGGGTAAAGCCTTCTTTGTTTGGCTTAACCTCGGTAATCTTGGTCGTATAGGCGGATTCGAGTAA
- the era gene encoding GTPase Era: protein MFRCGTIAIVGRPNMGKSTLLNALVGQKISITSRKAQTTRHRILGIQNREEAQFIFIDTPGFQTRLMNTLNKALNRTVTTALQDVNVACFVVEAGYFGEDDKKVLKLLPDDLPVVLVLNKLDLFNSRFQTPSERDQALLNFIKDMARPWCELGGHEDQKCEFAEIVPMSAKSPGDIERLLDVLEGYLPEAPAVYDGDTITDRSERFLAAEILREKVFRFTGEELPYTSTVVIDQFKMDGKMRRIAATILVDRDSHKAMIIGQKGERLKKISTDARIDMEKLFDGKVFLETWVKVKRGWADDRAELRAQGLE from the coding sequence GTGTTTAGATGCGGCACCATCGCCATTGTTGGGCGTCCTAATATGGGTAAATCAACATTGCTTAATGCTTTGGTTGGTCAAAAGATCAGCATTACTTCTCGCAAGGCTCAAACGACACGCCATCGCATTTTGGGAATTCAAAATCGCGAAGAAGCCCAGTTTATTTTTATTGATACCCCAGGTTTTCAGACGCGTCTGATGAATACCTTAAACAAAGCACTTAATCGCACAGTAACGACTGCATTACAGGATGTGAATGTGGCTTGCTTTGTGGTTGAGGCTGGTTACTTTGGTGAAGATGATAAAAAAGTTTTGAAGTTGCTACCGGATGATTTACCGGTTGTGCTGGTCCTTAATAAGTTGGACTTGTTTAATAGTCGCTTCCAGACGCCATCAGAGCGCGATCAGGCCCTACTCAACTTTATTAAAGACATGGCTCGCCCTTGGTGTGAATTAGGCGGTCATGAAGACCAAAAATGCGAGTTTGCTGAAATTGTTCCGATGAGCGCGAAGAGCCCAGGGGACATTGAGAGATTGCTGGATGTTCTTGAAGGTTATTTACCTGAGGCGCCAGCTGTATACGATGGTGACACTATTACTGATCGCAGTGAGCGATTCTTGGCCGCTGAGATTTTGCGAGAAAAAGTATTCCGCTTTACTGGCGAGGAGTTGCCTTATACCAGCACGGTAGTTATCGATCAGTTCAAGATGGATGGCAAGATGCGCCGTATTGCTGCAACTATTTTGGTTGATCGCGATAGTCACAAGGCGATGATCATTGGTCAAAAAGGTGAGCGCCTCAAAAAGATTTCAACCGATGCCCGCATCGACATGGAAAAACTTTTTGACGGCAAAGTCTTTTTAGAGACCTGGGTAAAAGTCAAGCGTGGCTGGGCCGATGATCGCGCCGAACTGCGGGCTCAGGGTCTGGAATAA
- the fabF gene encoding beta-ketoacyl-ACP synthase II, with amino-acid sequence MSASNGRRRVVVTGLGLISPVGNSVDVAWSNLLAGKSGIATITKFDHTPLSVHFAGEVKDFNVEEYVSAKEARHMDTFIHYGIAAGTQALRDSGLEITEQNAERVGVMVGSGIGGLPMIEETGAELLARGPRRISPFFVPGSIINMISGHLSILFGLKGPNVAAVTACTTGLHSIGLAARLIQYGDADVMVAGGAESTISALGVGGFASARALSTRNDDPATASRPWDKDRDGFVLGEGAGVVVLEEYEHAKARGAKIYCELLGFGMSGDAYHMTAPNMDGPRRCMVNAMRDAKLNPDQIQYLNAHGTSTPLGDKNETEAIKAALGDHAKKALINSTKSMTGHLLGGAGGLESVFTILALHNQKSPPTINIFNQDPECDLDYCANTARDVKIDHAVKNNFGFGGTNGTLIFGKLT; translated from the coding sequence GTGTCAGCATCAAACGGCCGACGCCGGGTAGTAGTAACCGGCCTTGGCCTCATCTCACCTGTTGGTAATTCAGTTGATGTAGCTTGGTCTAATTTGCTCGCGGGCAAATCAGGCATTGCTACCATCACCAAGTTTGACCACACTCCGCTTAGCGTTCATTTCGCTGGAGAGGTGAAAGATTTCAACGTCGAAGAATATGTTTCTGCCAAAGAAGCGCGTCATATGGATACCTTTATCCATTACGGTATCGCTGCTGGTACGCAAGCACTTCGCGATAGTGGTTTAGAGATCACCGAACAAAACGCGGAACGCGTAGGTGTCATGGTTGGCTCCGGTATCGGCGGCTTGCCAATGATTGAGGAAACTGGAGCTGAGCTCTTGGCTCGTGGCCCTCGTCGTATTTCACCTTTCTTTGTTCCGGGTTCGATCATCAATATGATTTCAGGTCACCTCAGCATTTTGTTTGGTCTTAAAGGTCCAAACGTTGCTGCGGTTACTGCTTGCACAACTGGTTTGCACAGCATTGGTTTGGCAGCGCGTTTAATTCAATACGGTGATGCTGATGTGATGGTTGCTGGTGGCGCTGAATCAACAATCTCTGCTTTAGGTGTTGGTGGTTTTGCTTCCGCAAGAGCGCTCTCAACACGTAACGATGATCCTGCAACTGCATCACGTCCTTGGGATAAAGACCGCGATGGTTTTGTTCTCGGTGAAGGTGCTGGTGTTGTAGTGCTCGAAGAGTATGAACATGCAAAAGCACGTGGTGCAAAAATTTATTGTGAGCTACTCGGCTTTGGTATGAGTGGTGATGCATATCACATGACTGCTCCAAATATGGATGGCCCACGTCGTTGTATGGTCAATGCAATGCGCGACGCCAAGCTCAATCCAGATCAGATTCAATACCTCAACGCTCACGGAACTTCTACGCCTTTGGGTGACAAGAACGAAACCGAGGCCATCAAAGCTGCTTTGGGCGATCATGCCAAAAAGGCTTTAATTAACTCTACTAAGTCGATGACCGGCCACCTTTTGGGCGGCGCTGGCGGCTTGGAGTCTGTATTTACGATTCTGGCCCTCCATAACCAGAAGTCGCCACCTACTATCAACATCTTCAATCAGGACCCTGAGTGTGATTTGGATTACTGCGCCAATACCGCTAGGGATGTGAAGATAGACCATGCAGTCAAAAACAATTTTGGCTTTGGGGGTACTAACGGTACCTTGATTTTTGGCAAACTGACCTAA
- the rnc gene encoding ribonuclease III, which produces MNARAVIETGPLQERLGYTFKKPELLNQALTHRSHSKKNNERLEFLGDSILNCVVAEMLYERYSDLDEGDLSRVRANLVKQQALYEIAQTLSLSDYLRLGEGELKSGGFRRPSILADTLEAVTGAIFMDGGFEAAKASLRKLYSIILEHVDPKTLGKDDKTLLQECLQSYQLPLPAYNVTGTTGAAHNQQFEVECLIPSHKVAVKGEGASRRAAEQAAAKLALIAMLKALPQESRKPKKTRSAKKKAAKKEVTEEQFNLKLKG; this is translated from the coding sequence ATGAATGCGCGCGCCGTTATCGAAACTGGACCGCTGCAAGAGCGCCTCGGCTACACCTTCAAGAAGCCAGAGTTACTGAATCAAGCTTTAACTCACCGAAGTCATAGCAAAAAAAATAATGAGCGCTTGGAATTTCTAGGCGATTCTATCCTCAATTGCGTTGTTGCTGAAATGCTCTATGAGCGTTACTCGGATTTGGATGAAGGCGATTTATCTCGTGTGCGTGCGAATTTGGTAAAGCAACAAGCTTTATATGAAATCGCCCAAACCCTTTCATTATCAGACTACTTGCGCCTAGGCGAAGGTGAGTTGAAGAGCGGGGGATTTCGTCGTCCATCCATCCTTGCCGATACCTTGGAGGCTGTTACTGGTGCGATTTTTATGGATGGTGGTTTTGAAGCAGCTAAGGCAAGCTTGCGCAAGCTCTACTCCATCATCTTGGAGCACGTCGATCCAAAAACCTTGGGTAAAGACGATAAAACACTTTTACAAGAATGTTTGCAGAGCTATCAGTTGCCTTTACCGGCTTATAACGTTACAGGCACTACTGGAGCTGCGCATAACCAGCAATTTGAGGTGGAATGTTTAATTCCAAGTCATAAGGTGGCAGTCAAGGGCGAGGGCGCTTCACGTCGTGCTGCTGAGCAGGCTGCGGCTAAGCTGGCTTTAATAGCAATGCTTAAGGCTTTGCCACAAGAGTCTCGTAAACCCAAGAAAACTCGGTCAGCAAAAAAGAAAGCAGCAAAAAAAGAAGTGACCGAAGAGCAGTTCAATCTTAAGCTAAAGGGCTAA
- the acpS gene encoding holo-ACP synthase → MIIGIGTDILQIERLQAAYDRTNGRLAEKILGPDEMLVFKHRLARNHKRGIAFLATRFAAKEAFSKAIGLGMRMPMTWRSLQTLNQPSGKPVTSYLGALAQFMQEKNWEAHVTVSDEQDMAIAHVIVTQK, encoded by the coding sequence ATGATCATTGGTATCGGCACAGACATTCTGCAGATTGAGCGCTTACAGGCTGCTTACGATCGCACTAATGGTCGCCTAGCTGAAAAAATCTTGGGGCCTGATGAGATGTTGGTATTTAAACATCGCCTCGCCAGAAATCACAAGCGCGGCATTGCTTTCTTGGCGACGCGTTTTGCGGCCAAAGAAGCCTTTTCAAAAGCGATCGGACTTGGCATGAGAATGCCGATGACGTGGCGCTCGCTCCAAACTTTAAATCAACCTAGCGGTAAGCCGGTAACCAGCTATTTAGGTGCTTTGGCGCAATTTATGCAAGAAAAAAATTGGGAAGCACACGTGACAGTGAGTGATGAACAAGATATGGCAATTGCGCATGTAATTGTTACTCAAAAATAA
- the acpP gene encoding acyl carrier protein: MDNIEQRVKKIVAEQLGVAEGDIKNESSFVNDLGADSLDTVELVMALEDEFGIEIPDEEAEKITTVQLAIDFAKSKAQG; encoded by the coding sequence ATGGACAACATCGAACAACGCGTTAAGAAAATCGTCGCTGAGCAATTAGGCGTCGCAGAAGGAGACATCAAGAATGAATCTTCTTTCGTGAACGACTTGGGCGCTGACTCTCTTGACACTGTTGAGTTGGTTATGGCTTTGGAAGATGAATTCGGCATCGAAATTCCTGATGAGGAAGCTGAGAAGATCACCACAGTTCAGCTCGCGATCGACTTCGCTAAATCAAAAGCTCAGGGTTAA
- the fabG gene encoding 3-oxoacyl-ACP reductase FabG — translation MNLDLSGQIALVTGASRGIGQAIADELVKCGAKVIGTATSESGAKAIDERLKASGGAGKVLNVTAPNACEEIIDLIVKEYGGINILVNNAGITRDNLAMRMKSDEWTDVIDTNLSSVFRLSQAVMRPMMKARGGRIINITSIVGHMGNPGQANYAAAKAGVSGMTRALAREIGSRNITVNCVAPGFIDTDMTRALSEEQQNALKVNIPLARLGSPEDVAQAVAFLASPAAGYITGNTLHVNGGLYLA, via the coding sequence ATGAATCTCGACTTAAGTGGGCAAATTGCTTTGGTAACTGGCGCATCACGCGGTATTGGTCAAGCAATTGCGGATGAGTTAGTTAAGTGCGGCGCCAAAGTGATTGGAACCGCCACATCTGAGAGTGGAGCTAAAGCCATTGACGAGCGGTTAAAAGCATCCGGTGGTGCAGGTAAGGTATTAAATGTCACTGCGCCAAACGCTTGCGAAGAAATTATTGATTTGATCGTGAAAGAGTATGGCGGCATCAATATCTTGGTAAATAACGCTGGCATTACTCGTGATAACTTGGCCATGCGCATGAAGTCAGATGAGTGGACTGATGTGATTGATACCAACCTCAGTTCAGTTTTCCGTCTTTCTCAAGCTGTGATGCGTCCGATGATGAAGGCTCGTGGCGGCCGTATTATCAATATCACCTCTATCGTTGGACATATGGGAAATCCTGGCCAAGCAAACTATGCTGCTGCAAAAGCAGGCGTATCTGGTATGACGCGCGCTTTAGCTCGCGAAATCGGTAGCCGTAACATCACTGTTAATTGTGTGGCTCCTGGATTTATTGATACTGATATGACCCGCGCCTTGAGCGAAGAGCAGCAAAATGCCCTAAAAGTGAATATTCCCTTGGCTAGGTTGGGTAGCCCTGAGGATGTGGCTCAGGCAGTGGCATTTTTGGCCTCTCCAGCTGCTGGCTATATTACGGGTAATACCCTACACGTCAATGGCGGACTCTATTTAGCCTAA
- the recO gene encoding DNA repair protein RecO, with the protein MASIRVADEPAFVLHSIPYKETSLILDVFTRQYGRMALIAKGAKRPHSTLRPVLQRFQPLLVSWSGKSELRTLTKSEWVGGMPSLVGDALLCGFYLNELLVKFLAREDDYEKLYDRYAETINALSNLEFESKGLEEILRPFELSLLQETGYAAALDRCVETDEVPLAHEQYVYQPERGVRPVQVDDPGHWPVLTGKSLLAIAIGDFSDPETLSESKQLMRFLLGLHLQDQVLTTRQILIDLKKI; encoded by the coding sequence ATGGCCTCGATTCGTGTTGCTGACGAGCCTGCTTTTGTATTGCACAGCATTCCCTATAAAGAGACCAGCTTAATTCTGGATGTCTTTACGCGGCAATATGGTCGGATGGCCTTAATTGCTAAGGGTGCTAAACGTCCGCACTCAACACTGAGGCCTGTATTGCAGCGCTTTCAGCCCTTATTAGTGTCTTGGAGTGGCAAATCAGAGTTGCGCACATTAACAAAGTCAGAGTGGGTGGGCGGTATGCCTTCTTTGGTTGGTGATGCCTTGCTTTGCGGTTTCTATTTGAATGAACTGCTTGTCAAGTTTTTAGCGCGTGAAGATGATTACGAAAAACTCTACGATCGTTATGCAGAAACCATCAATGCCTTATCGAATCTTGAGTTTGAGTCTAAAGGGTTGGAAGAAATCCTACGTCCTTTTGAGTTATCACTCTTACAGGAAACTGGTTATGCCGCAGCATTGGATCGCTGCGTTGAAACTGATGAAGTGCCATTAGCGCATGAGCAATATGTTTATCAGCCTGAGCGTGGCGTTCGCCCTGTTCAAGTTGACGATCCTGGGCACTGGCCAGTTTTGACTGGAAAATCCCTTTTGGCTATTGCTATTGGGGATTTTTCTGATCCAGAGACGCTTTCAGAAAGTAAGCAGTTAATGCGTTTTCTGTTGGGTTTGCATTTACAGGATCAAGTTCTAACAACACGTCAAATTTTGATTGATCTGAAGAAAATCTAG
- a CDS encoding DegQ family serine endoprotease, which yields MKKYLIALMTILSLGQFAFTPPVSAQNPRVTIPDFADLVERASPAVVNIRTTEKVVAQQAQGGIPGMPEEQAEFFRRFFGVPIPGLPNSPKQAQPNPGKPQEADRGVGSGFIIESNGLILTNAHVVEGATTIYVTLTDKREFKAKLLGMDKRTDVAVVKIDARDLPKLPLGDSSRVRVGEWVLAIGSPFGLENTVTAGIVSAKSRDTGDYLPFIQTDVAVNPGNSGGPLLNTAGQVIGINSQIFSRSGGYMGISFAIPIDEAIRVADQLRTNGKMTRGRIGVALGEMTKDVAESLGLGKPRGAYVRNVEPGGPAAAGGIESGDVILGFNGRDIAKSTDLPRVVGETKPGTSVPVQVWRKGGTRDLTVTVTDAESTQAANKKSDAPAANASSANTLGVAVSELSDSKKKDLNIKGGVEVTGLGEGPLARAGIRPGDVIIRVADADIASVKQFEALVKGLDASKAVPVFIRRADSTLVVPVRPK from the coding sequence ATGAAAAAGTACTTAATTGCGCTCATGACTATTCTTAGTCTTGGGCAGTTTGCATTTACTCCACCTGTCTCGGCGCAAAATCCTCGAGTAACGATTCCTGATTTTGCTGATTTAGTTGAGCGTGCCAGTCCAGCGGTGGTGAATATTCGCACCACTGAGAAAGTAGTTGCGCAACAAGCTCAAGGCGGCATTCCTGGAATGCCTGAAGAGCAGGCGGAATTTTTCCGTCGCTTCTTTGGCGTACCCATTCCTGGACTTCCGAATAGCCCAAAACAAGCGCAACCAAATCCAGGCAAACCACAAGAGGCCGATCGTGGAGTAGGTTCCGGTTTCATTATTGAATCCAATGGATTAATTTTGACTAACGCTCACGTAGTGGAAGGTGCTACTACGATCTATGTGACCTTAACTGATAAACGTGAATTCAAAGCCAAGTTACTCGGCATGGATAAACGTACTGATGTGGCGGTTGTCAAAATTGATGCCCGTGATTTACCTAAACTGCCTTTGGGCGACTCTTCAAGAGTGCGCGTAGGTGAATGGGTTCTGGCGATTGGCTCACCGTTTGGCCTTGAGAATACGGTCACCGCAGGGATTGTGTCTGCTAAGAGTCGGGATACTGGCGACTATTTGCCATTCATTCAAACGGACGTTGCTGTAAACCCAGGAAATTCTGGCGGCCCTTTATTAAATACAGCCGGTCAAGTGATCGGCATTAACTCACAAATCTTTAGTCGCTCTGGTGGCTATATGGGAATTTCCTTTGCTATTCCAATTGATGAGGCAATCCGTGTTGCGGATCAATTGCGTACGAACGGCAAGATGACTCGTGGCCGTATTGGTGTTGCTTTGGGTGAAATGACTAAGGATGTGGCTGAGAGTTTAGGTTTAGGTAAACCTCGCGGCGCATACGTTCGTAATGTTGAACCAGGCGGTCCAGCTGCTGCAGGTGGCATTGAGTCCGGCGATGTGATCTTGGGCTTTAATGGGCGCGATATTGCTAAATCAACTGATTTGCCAAGAGTGGTTGGTGAAACTAAGCCTGGCACTTCAGTGCCGGTGCAAGTTTGGCGTAAAGGTGGAACTCGAGATTTAACAGTCACGGTAACCGATGCGGAATCCACTCAAGCAGCAAATAAGAAGTCTGATGCTCCAGCTGCAAACGCTAGTAGCGCCAATACTCTTGGGGTGGCTGTAAGTGAGCTATCCGATAGTAAAAAGAAGGACTTGAATATTAAGGGCGGGGTTGAGGTTACTGGTTTAGGGGAAGGCCCCTTGGCTAGAGCTGGAATTCGTCCTGGCGATGTCATTATTCGGGTTGCAGACGCAGATATTGCGAGTGTTAAGCAATTTGAGGCTCTGGTTAAGGGTCTGGATGCTAGCAAGGCCGTCCCGGTCTTTATACGCCGCGCTGATAGCACTTTGGTAGTGCCTGTAAGGCCCAAATAA
- the lepA gene encoding translation elongation factor 4, with protein MDLIRNFSIIAHIDHGKSTLADRIIQLCGGLSDREMEAQVLDSMDIERERGITIKAQTAALNYKAKDGKIYNINLIDTPGHVDFSYEVSRSLSACEGALLVVDASQGVEAQTVANCYMALELGVEVVPVLNKIDLPQADPDRAKKEIEDVIGIDASEAVTCSAKTGMGVVDVIEEMIARVPPPTGNAADPLQALIIDSWFDNYVGVVMLVRVVNGTLKPKEKITLMANGSSHLVEHVGVFSPKSVDRPELSAGQVGFVIAGIKELKAAKVGDTVTHSPGQQGRVPAAEPLPGFKEVKPQVFAGLYPVESSEYDQLRESLEKLQLNDASLLYEPEVSQALGFGFRCGFLGLLHMEIVQERLERQYGMNLITTAPTVVYQVEQSDGSIISVDNPSKMPEASKINTILEPIVTVNLYMPQEYVGSIITLCVGKRGIQMDMNYLGRQVKLTYELPMAEIVLDFFDKMKSISRGYASMDYEFKEYRPADVVKVDILINSERVDALSVIVHRSNSQHRGREVVAKMRGIIPRQMFDVAIQAAIGSNIVARENVKALRKNVLAKCYGGDISRKRKLLEKQKEGKKRMKQVGNVEIPQEAFLAILQVED; from the coding sequence ATGGATTTAATCCGCAATTTTTCTATCATCGCCCATATCGATCACGGCAAATCTACGCTTGCTGATCGCATTATTCAACTGTGTGGCGGTCTTTCTGATCGCGAAATGGAAGCTCAGGTACTCGACTCAATGGATATTGAGCGTGAGCGTGGCATCACGATTAAGGCGCAAACCGCTGCTTTAAATTACAAAGCCAAAGACGGCAAGATCTACAACATCAATCTCATTGATACCCCAGGCCACGTTGACTTCTCCTATGAGGTCAGTCGTTCTTTGTCTGCTTGTGAGGGTGCTTTATTGGTGGTCGATGCTAGCCAAGGCGTTGAGGCGCAAACAGTTGCTAACTGTTACATGGCTCTCGAGTTGGGCGTTGAAGTAGTGCCGGTACTGAATAAGATCGACTTGCCGCAAGCCGATCCCGATCGCGCTAAAAAAGAAATTGAAGATGTGATTGGTATTGACGCATCGGAAGCGGTCACCTGCTCAGCTAAAACAGGTATGGGCGTTGTGGATGTGATCGAGGAGATGATTGCCAGAGTACCTCCGCCAACAGGAAACGCGGCCGATCCATTACAAGCTCTCATTATTGACTCTTGGTTTGATAACTATGTTGGTGTTGTCATGCTGGTGCGTGTTGTGAACGGCACCTTAAAACCAAAAGAAAAAATTACTTTAATGGCTAATGGCTCTAGTCATTTGGTCGAGCATGTAGGCGTATTTAGTCCGAAGTCGGTAGATCGTCCTGAGTTATCTGCTGGTCAGGTAGGTTTTGTCATTGCTGGCATTAAAGAATTAAAAGCAGCTAAGGTTGGTGATACCGTCACGCATTCTCCTGGACAACAAGGTCGCGTGCCAGCGGCTGAGCCATTGCCTGGATTTAAAGAAGTGAAGCCGCAAGTATTCGCTGGTTTATATCCAGTTGAATCGAGCGAGTACGATCAGCTCCGAGAGTCCTTGGAAAAGCTACAACTCAACGATGCTTCACTCTTATATGAACCAGAGGTATCGCAGGCACTTGGATTCGGATTCCGCTGCGGCTTCCTGGGTTTATTACACATGGAGATTGTGCAAGAGCGTTTAGAACGTCAGTATGGGATGAATCTCATCACTACCGCTCCAACGGTGGTGTACCAGGTCGAGCAATCCGACGGCTCTATTATTTCTGTTGATAATCCGTCGAAGATGCCTGAGGCTAGCAAGATCAACACAATTCTTGAGCCTATCGTGACAGTCAATTTGTATATGCCCCAAGAGTATGTGGGCTCCATTATTACTTTGTGTGTTGGTAAGCGTGGTATCCAGATGGATATGAATTATCTAGGTCGTCAGGTCAAGCTTACTTATGAGTTGCCGATGGCTGAGATCGTTTTGGATTTCTTTGACAAAATGAAATCAATCTCACGTGGCTATGCTTCTATGGATTATGAGTTCAAAGAATATCGTCCAGCAGATGTGGTGAAAGTTGACATCCTCATTAATAGCGAACGTGTTGATGCTCTCTCTGTGATTGTTCACCGTAGTAATAGCCAACATCGTGGTCGTGAAGTTGTGGCGAAGATGCGCGGCATCATTCCTCGTCAAATGTTTGATGTGGCAATTCAGGCAGCGATTGGTAGCAATATTGTTGCTCGTGAAAACGTCAAAGCGTTACGCAAGAACGTTCTGGCTAAGTGCTATGGTGGCGATATCTCCCGTAAGCGCAAGCTATTAGAGAAGCAAAAAGAAGGTAAGAAGCGTATGAAGCAGGTGGGTAATGTGGAGATTCCACAAGAGGCCTTCTTAGCGATTTTGCAGGTGGAAGATTAA
- the pdxJ gene encoding pyridoxine 5'-phosphate synthase: MSSHPSLELGINIDHVATLRNARGTTYPDPLRAASLAEEAGADLITLHLREDRRHIKDADLLALRPLIKTRMNLECAVTPEMIDIACQVKPHDVCLVPEKRAEVTTEGGLDVVGHFESVKAATKKLIDAGIRVSLFIDPEEKQIQAAKDVGATVIELHTGRYADLSGADQAKELERIRKAAIFGKSIGMRVNAGHGLHEGNVKPIAAIAELSELNIGHAIVAEALFKGWQKAIVDMKALMAQGRVSS; the protein is encoded by the coding sequence ATGAGCAGCCACCCAAGCCTTGAACTAGGCATCAACATTGACCATGTCGCCACTTTACGTAATGCACGAGGTACGACTTATCCTGATCCTTTAAGAGCTGCATCTTTAGCGGAAGAAGCCGGTGCAGATCTCATTACATTGCATTTGCGTGAGGATCGTCGTCACATTAAAGATGCTGACTTATTGGCATTGCGCCCGCTCATCAAAACCCGCATGAACTTAGAGTGCGCGGTAACTCCCGAGATGATTGATATTGCATGCCAAGTAAAGCCTCATGATGTATGCCTGGTTCCGGAGAAGCGCGCAGAGGTTACTACTGAGGGTGGCTTGGATGTGGTTGGTCACTTTGAGTCTGTTAAAGCTGCCACCAAAAAGCTCATTGATGCTGGTATTCGGGTGTCATTATTTATTGATCCCGAAGAGAAGCAAATTCAGGCGGCTAAAGATGTAGGTGCGACCGTCATTGAGCTGCATACTGGGCGCTACGCCGATTTATCGGGTGCCGATCAAGCTAAAGAGTTGGAGCGTATTCGTAAGGCCGCAATCTTTGGAAAGAGTATTGGCATGAGGGTAAATGCCGGTCATGGTTTGCATGAGGGTAATGTGAAGCCTATTGCTGCTATTGCGGAACTATCCGAGCTCAACATTGGCCACGCTATTGTTGCTGAGGCCCTGTTCAAAGGCTGGCAAAAAGCAATTGTCGATATGAAAGCTTTGATGGCTCAGGGTAGAGTCAGCTCTTAA